One Corynebacterium aurimucosum genomic window, TGGTCGGCTTGACCATGATGGCCTTAAGCGTCCACGTCAGAAGAACGATGGCAATGATCCAGGTTCCGCCCCATGCGGAATCAAGAACGAAGCTCAAGAGCCAATGCCAGAACCACAAGACGGCTGAAATTGGCCAATAGATGAAATTAAGCACGAGAGTTGTTTACCTCAGTTGTTGTTTGGTCGGTACCGGATCAAACCCGCCCGGGTGCCAGGGACCGCACTTGCATAACCTGGCAAGCGCCATGCCCGTCCCCTTGAAGGCTCCATGGATGGAAATGGCTTCGAGGGCATAGGCACTGCACGTCGGTTCAAAACGACAGGTGGAGACCATCTTAAGGCCTGACAAGTGCTTTTGGTAGAAGCGCACCCCGTGAACTAGGACTCTTCCGAAGCCGCGGGCTTCGGGAATCTCCTCACCTTGGGAGTTCAGATATCCCATGTGCGTAGCGCTTTGCGGATATCACGCTCAAGGCGCTCACTGGTGGCATCACCGCTGGCGGGCAAGGCGCGGATAACGATGTCAACGTTGGCGGGCAGCATTGTCCCTTTGACACCATCGCGCATGAAGGACATGCACACATGACGAAGCCGTCGGGAGGTGCGGTGGCGAACCACGGCATTCCCGACGGCCTTCGACACGATGAGACCGAACCGCGGCCCAGTGGCCGCGATGGCGTCTTCACCGTCATTAAAGCGCAAATGCACGACGACAGTGCGCGTGCCCGCCCGGCGCCCGCCCTTGATGGTCCTCCGAAATTGCCTCGGAGATGTGAGCTTGTGCTGGGCTGGAAGCATGAATTAAGCGGTGAGCTTAGCGCGACCCTTCTTGCGACGAGCGGCG contains:
- the rnpA gene encoding ribonuclease P protein component, yielding MLPAQHKLTSPRQFRRTIKGGRRAGTRTVVVHLRFNDGEDAIAATGPRFGLIVSKAVGNAVVRHRTSRRLRHVCMSFMRDGVKGTMLPANVDIVIRALPASGDATSERLERDIRKALRTWDI
- the yidD gene encoding membrane protein insertion efficiency factor YidD, coding for MGYLNSQGEEIPEARGFGRVLVHGVRFYQKHLSGLKMVSTCRFEPTCSAYALEAISIHGAFKGTGMALARLCKCGPWHPGGFDPVPTKQQLR